The DNA segment TTATATGTAATATATGACCAGGCCCAACCAAATAATACAACAAGTTTGTTCTTAAAACCTGTTAGGTAATAAATGTGAACAAAAATCCATGTAAGCCATGCACCAAAGCCAGCAAATTTAAATTTTTTAACCTGGGCAACTGCTTTATTTCTGCCTATTGTAGCCATTAAGCCTTTGTTTTTATATTTAAATTTCGACAATTTTTTCCCTTCAACAAGGGCCTTTATATATTTTCCTATGTAAATTCCCTCTTGCATAGCAACTGGTGCAATAGCAGGCAAGGGCATATCATTATTCTCAATATATGCAATATCACCGCCAGCAAAGATATTCGTAGTGCCTTTAACTAATAAATTGTCATTAACCAATATTTTGCCAGATTTATTTGTTGCTAGATTTGATTTAATACCAATGTCAGAGGGTTTTATCCCAGCTGACCAGATTATTGTAGAGCTGGAAATCGAAGTTTTAGATGTTATAACCAACCCTTCTTTTATATCTTCAACAGATTCATCTACTAGTACTTGCACACCTAATTTCTCTAGAAATTGTTGAGCCTTTTTTGAGAGCTTACTGTCATATGTCGCTAATATTCTTTTAGATTTTTCAATTAATATTACTTTAGCATCTTTTG comes from the Deferribacterota bacterium genome and includes:
- a CDS encoding FAD-dependent oxidoreductase, with protein sequence GSTTHYFGNDHWRKHTLPMKSLNDARKIRNLILTAFEEAEKIEDPVKKEKLLTFTIIGGGPTGVELAGSLAEMCKHTMTKDFKNIKTKDAKVILIEKSKRILATYDSKLSKKAQQFLEKLGVQVLVDESVEDIKEGLVITSKTSISSSTIIWSAGIKPSDIGIKSNLATNKSGKILVNDNLLVKGTTNIFAGGDIAYIENNDMPLPAIAPVAMQEGIYIGKYIKALVEGKKLSKFKYKNKGLMATIGRNKAVAQVKKFKFAGFGAWLTWIFVHIYYLTGFKNKLVVLFGWAWSYITYKKGTRIILK